In Hamadaea flava, a genomic segment contains:
- a CDS encoding outer membrane protein assembly factor BamB family protein, with translation MTLIDLDASPPPPAEERPARLSAVRAALRRRRTAVLGGALLTLVLATQAAAAPGVPAVAPIRLPAVAVDGTVLVSGGRAYIVTGRDFELRAYSLVTGRQLWAYQSGRPIVDLRDAGGLVLVMTPQATRVGTGQSPVTTPGLIVALDGVSGAKRWEHFGLAIPGSFTPGVLVVQDATGLVGLRLGDGGTIWHDPDGQPYPAYTESGQVLVGTYVADGTGADGTGGPDGHVRLGLLDAATGRTTPLGSLTLGTMPILAAGSSGVLVLRADGGVLTYGLATAGADPTAVMAVTTVASNASPDAVGDPRCGRLMCLNLGGEVTAADPVTGRTVWRRDGEWIGAQLPAGDGVLLALIPARSTAAVLVDAETGKTRVELGVWRAAGTVGDRVYALYEPRRTGRAWLGVVDGDHVRAVADLGSARACRVVADWLLCAGDGATAGSAWRLTSDGVTGRA, from the coding sequence ATGACCCTGATCGATCTGGATGCGTCGCCGCCCCCGCCGGCCGAGGAGCGACCCGCCCGGCTGTCAGCCGTACGCGCGGCGCTGCGCCGGCGGCGTACGGCGGTTCTCGGGGGAGCACTGCTGACGCTGGTGCTCGCGACGCAGGCGGCCGCTGCTCCGGGCGTACCGGCGGTCGCGCCGATCCGGCTGCCCGCGGTCGCGGTGGACGGCACGGTGCTGGTCTCCGGCGGCCGGGCGTACATCGTGACCGGTCGGGACTTCGAGCTGCGGGCGTACTCGCTGGTCACCGGGCGGCAGCTGTGGGCGTACCAGTCCGGGCGGCCGATCGTGGACCTACGCGACGCCGGTGGCCTGGTGCTCGTGATGACCCCGCAGGCCACCCGGGTCGGCACCGGCCAATCGCCGGTGACCACGCCGGGTCTGATCGTCGCCCTCGACGGTGTCAGCGGGGCCAAGCGCTGGGAGCACTTCGGCTTGGCCATCCCGGGTAGCTTCACGCCGGGTGTGCTGGTGGTACAGGACGCCACCGGACTCGTCGGGCTGAGGCTCGGCGATGGCGGCACGATCTGGCACGACCCGGACGGCCAGCCCTATCCGGCGTACACCGAATCGGGTCAGGTGCTGGTCGGGACCTACGTCGCCGACGGTACGGGCGCCGACGGGACCGGCGGCCCGGACGGTCACGTGCGACTCGGCCTGCTCGACGCGGCGACCGGGCGAACCACACCGCTCGGCTCGCTGACGCTGGGCACCATGCCGATCCTCGCGGCCGGATCGTCGGGCGTGCTGGTGCTGCGCGCGGACGGCGGTGTCCTGACCTACGGGCTCGCCACCGCAGGAGCCGACCCGACCGCGGTGATGGCGGTGACCACGGTGGCGTCGAACGCTTCGCCGGACGCTGTCGGGGACCCGCGGTGCGGCCGGTTGATGTGCCTGAATCTCGGCGGGGAGGTGACCGCGGCCGACCCGGTCACGGGGCGAACCGTCTGGCGGCGGGACGGCGAGTGGATCGGTGCTCAGCTTCCGGCCGGCGACGGCGTTCTCCTGGCGTTGATCCCCGCACGCTCGACCGCCGCGGTGCTCGTGGACGCCGAAACCGGTAAGACTCGGGTGGAGCTGGGCGTGTGGCGGGCCGCCGGCACGGTCGGCGACCGCGTGTACGCCCTCTACGAACCCAGACGCACGGGCCGGGCCTGGCTCGGCGTGGTGGACGGTGACCACGTTCGGGCCGTGGCCGACCTCGGCAGCGCCCGCGCCTGCCGCGTCGTCGCGGACTGGCTGCTGTGCGCGGGGGACGGGGCCACGGCCGGGAGCGCCTGGCGGCTCACCAGCGACGGCGTGACCGGACGAGCCTGA
- a CDS encoding EVE domain-containing protein: MRFWLGVVCRDHVRRGTGLGIAQLGHGRRDGLARLSPGDWLVYYSPRTSLRGGTPLQAFTAIGEVAEDEIWQADEGDFQPWRRRVSYVEDARETRIMDLDLALTRERAWGNQLRRGLVELTEADFTQIRSAMADHS; the protein is encoded by the coding sequence ATGAGGTTCTGGCTCGGCGTCGTCTGCCGCGACCACGTACGCCGTGGCACCGGACTGGGCATCGCTCAGCTCGGGCACGGCCGGCGCGATGGCCTGGCCCGGTTGTCGCCGGGGGACTGGCTGGTCTACTACTCGCCCAGAACGAGCCTCCGAGGCGGTACGCCGCTTCAAGCGTTCACCGCTATCGGCGAGGTCGCCGAGGACGAGATCTGGCAGGCCGACGAGGGAGACTTCCAGCCGTGGCGTCGTAGAGTGTCCTACGTGGAGGATGCTCGCGAGACCCGGATCATGGATCTCGACCTGGCCCTGACGCGGGAGCGGGCCTGGGGAAACCAGCTGCGCCGTGGCTTGGTGGAGCTGACCGAGGCGGACTTCACGCAGATCCGGTCCGCCATGGCGGATCACTCGTGA
- a CDS encoding MarR family winged helix-turn-helix transcriptional regulator produces the protein MSGLDTEFHSADESPGLLLWQVTNQWQAAIRAALKPFGLTHVQFVLLATLTWLQDSGPVTQRALADMAVTDPMMTSQVLRALEARALVHRPPHPQDRRARAIAATDQGRVLVNRAIVAVEACDREFFGALGDGVTGFAGALRALRRT, from the coding sequence GTGAGCGGTCTGGACACCGAGTTCCACAGTGCCGACGAGAGTCCCGGGCTCCTGCTCTGGCAGGTGACCAACCAGTGGCAGGCCGCCATCCGCGCCGCGCTCAAGCCGTTCGGTCTGACGCACGTGCAGTTCGTCCTGCTCGCGACGCTGACCTGGTTGCAGGACTCGGGCCCGGTCACCCAGCGGGCGCTGGCCGACATGGCGGTCACCGATCCGATGATGACCTCGCAGGTGTTGCGGGCGTTGGAGGCGCGAGCCCTCGTGCACCGCCCGCCGCATCCGCAGGATCGCCGGGCGCGGGCCATCGCGGCGACCGACCAAGGCCGGGTCCTGGTCAACCGAGCCATCGTCGCAGTGGAGGCGTGCGACCGCGAGTTCTTCGGCGCGCTCGGCGACGGTGTGACCGGCTTCGCCGGCGCGCTGCGGGCGCTGCGCCGCACCTGA
- a CDS encoding transmembrane-type terpene cyclase: MVTFLTALSGLAWTIVYLDSIRIGLKQRTYAMPLVALALNIGWEWIYGLHGLLDGLSLQGVVNVVWAVADAVIVYTYLRFGRRELPDFLSGTMFAAFSVLVFATGFLVQWMFVVEFDWHLASRYSAFLQNLLMSGLFVAMFAARRGVRGQTMTIAVAKWIGTLAPTIVFGAYEHSAFILTLGILCSAFDLVYIGLLWWARRQPAFAAAPTSVPADRLIGVD, translated from the coding sequence ATGGTCACGTTCCTCACGGCGCTGAGCGGTCTGGCGTGGACGATCGTCTACCTCGACTCGATCCGGATCGGCCTGAAGCAGCGCACGTACGCGATGCCCCTGGTCGCGCTGGCGTTGAACATCGGCTGGGAGTGGATCTACGGCCTGCACGGGCTGCTCGACGGCCTGTCGTTGCAGGGCGTGGTGAACGTGGTCTGGGCGGTGGCCGACGCCGTCATCGTCTACACGTATCTGCGCTTCGGCCGCCGGGAGCTGCCCGACTTCCTGTCCGGGACGATGTTCGCGGCATTCAGCGTATTGGTGTTCGCCACCGGGTTCCTGGTGCAGTGGATGTTCGTCGTCGAGTTCGACTGGCACCTGGCGTCGCGGTATTCGGCGTTCCTGCAGAATCTGCTGATGTCCGGGCTGTTCGTGGCGATGTTCGCCGCCCGGCGGGGCGTACGCGGCCAGACGATGACCATCGCCGTCGCGAAGTGGATCGGCACGCTCGCGCCGACGATCGTCTTCGGCGCCTATGAGCATTCCGCGTTCATCCTGACGCTGGGCATTCTGTGCAGCGCGTTCGATCTCGTCTACATCGGGCTGTTGTGGTGGGCACGGCGACAGCCGGCCTTCGCGGCCGCCCCCACATCCGTACCCGCTGATCGACTGATCGGCGTCGACTGA
- a CDS encoding SMP-30/gluconolactonase/LRE family protein produces the protein MNETRVVLDGRGLVESPRWHGDRLYFSDWSAGEVVATDPAGRSEVVARVASLPLCTAWLPDGRMVIVDSAEGRLLVRAADGSLATYADLGRPGWNDVVADGRGNVYVNRGDFDPMAGEQARPGWVVLVTPDGEVRQVADDVLFPNGMAVTADNSTLIVADSFRNCLLGFDVARDGTLANRRIWADLGDGAPDGICVDAENAVWYADVPNRRCVRVAEGGEVRQTIELDRGGFACVLGGTAGTTLFVTAAGWQGMTATELVRPGSGQVLAAEVAVPGAGWP, from the coding sequence ATGAACGAGACTCGCGTGGTGCTGGACGGGCGGGGCCTGGTGGAGTCCCCGCGATGGCACGGCGACCGGCTGTACTTCTCGGACTGGTCGGCGGGTGAGGTCGTCGCGACCGACCCGGCGGGCCGGAGCGAGGTGGTCGCCCGCGTCGCGTCGTTGCCCCTCTGCACAGCGTGGCTGCCGGACGGTCGAATGGTGATCGTCGACTCGGCCGAGGGCCGGCTGCTCGTCCGCGCCGCGGACGGCTCGCTGGCCACGTACGCCGACCTCGGCCGGCCAGGCTGGAACGACGTCGTGGCCGACGGCCGGGGCAACGTCTATGTGAACCGGGGCGATTTCGATCCGATGGCCGGCGAGCAGGCCCGGCCGGGCTGGGTGGTGCTGGTGACCCCGGACGGCGAGGTACGCCAGGTCGCCGACGACGTCCTGTTCCCCAACGGGATGGCGGTCACGGCGGACAACTCGACGCTGATCGTGGCCGACTCGTTCCGCAACTGCCTGCTGGGGTTCGACGTCGCCAGGGACGGCACGCTGGCGAACCGGCGGATCTGGGCCGATCTGGGCGACGGCGCACCCGACGGCATCTGCGTCGACGCCGAGAACGCCGTCTGGTACGCCGACGTGCCCAACCGCCGCTGCGTACGCGTGGCCGAAGGCGGCGAGGTCCGGCAGACGATCGAGCTGGATCGCGGCGGGTTCGCCTGTGTGCTCGGCGGGACGGCCGGAACGACCCTGTTCGTCACGGCGGCCGGCTGGCAGGGCATGACCGCGACCGAGCTGGTGCGGCCGGGCAGCGGCCAGGTGCTCGCCGCCGAGGTCGCGGTGCCGGGCGCCGGATGGCCGTGA
- a CDS encoding MFS transporter, with translation MADTPRPAPWPLASLLLVAAGTFLSVTTEMLPMGLLSSIAHDLRVSEPSVGLLVTGYALMVALFAAPLGRATARLPRRALFVGTLIAYAGSSVLMAVSVAYPIAVAARLFGGLAHGVFWAMVAGYVARLVPPERLGRAVTVVFSGGTVAVLVGVPLGTGLGVAIGWRASFLALSAATALVALAASRLLPPMPGETTATETSLVRVLRTPSVTVVAITTALTMLGYFAFYTYISPFLQAAGISEQALGPALFGYGVAGAVGLFLAGMLVDRRPRLAMLAGGGLLTGALVFLGVVPNGAALAVVGIMAAGLALNGLAVLVQAAILRAALPQAGDTASALNASAFNIGIGGGALLGGQVLAAWGTGALPVVAAVLTGAGLAGVVYGRRDGFPALIETERDAGAPTQAAPISAS, from the coding sequence ATGGCAGACACCCCCCGGCCCGCCCCCTGGCCGCTGGCCAGCCTCCTGCTCGTCGCGGCCGGCACCTTCCTCTCGGTCACCACCGAGATGCTGCCCATGGGCCTGCTCAGCTCCATCGCCCATGACCTGCGCGTCAGTGAGCCCTCGGTCGGCCTGCTCGTCACCGGGTACGCCCTGATGGTGGCGCTGTTCGCCGCGCCGCTCGGCCGGGCGACCGCCCGCCTGCCCCGGCGTGCGCTGTTCGTCGGCACCCTCATCGCGTACGCCGGAAGCAGCGTCCTGATGGCGGTTAGCGTGGCCTACCCGATCGCGGTGGCCGCGCGCCTGTTCGGCGGGCTGGCGCACGGGGTGTTCTGGGCGATGGTCGCCGGATACGTGGCGCGACTGGTCCCACCGGAGCGGCTCGGCCGGGCGGTGACCGTCGTGTTCAGCGGCGGTACGGTGGCCGTCCTCGTCGGGGTGCCGCTGGGGACCGGCCTCGGCGTCGCGATCGGCTGGCGGGCGTCGTTCCTCGCGCTCTCCGCGGCGACCGCGCTCGTCGCCCTGGCCGCGTCGCGGCTGCTGCCGCCGATGCCGGGCGAGACCACCGCCACCGAGACCAGCCTGGTACGCGTACTGCGGACGCCGTCGGTGACGGTCGTCGCGATCACCACCGCGCTGACGATGCTCGGCTACTTCGCCTTCTACACCTACATCTCGCCGTTCCTGCAGGCCGCCGGGATCTCCGAGCAGGCGCTCGGCCCGGCGCTGTTCGGCTACGGCGTCGCCGGAGCGGTCGGCCTCTTCCTGGCCGGGATGCTGGTCGACCGGCGGCCCCGGCTGGCGATGCTGGCCGGCGGCGGCCTGCTCACCGGCGCCCTCGTCTTCCTCGGTGTCGTCCCGAACGGTGCCGCGCTCGCCGTCGTGGGGATCATGGCGGCTGGGCTCGCTCTGAACGGGTTGGCCGTGCTGGTGCAGGCGGCCATCCTCCGGGCCGCTCTACCGCAGGCGGGTGATACGGCGTCGGCGCTCAACGCCTCGGCGTTCAACATCGGCATCGGCGGCGGGGCCCTGCTCGGTGGGCAGGTCCTCGCCGCCTGGGGAACCGGCGCGCTCCCGGTGGTCGCCGCCGTCCTGACCGGGGCCGGGCTGGCCGGAGTCGTCTATGGACGGCGCGACGGCTTCCCGGCCCTCATCGAGACGGAACGCGATGCCGGCGCCCCCACCCAGGCCGCGCCGATCAGCGCATCGTGA
- a CDS encoding FMN-binding negative transcriptional regulator, whose amino-acid sequence MYIPTHFAADDATVAELLRRPGAADLITATPDGLVATMLPFLYDPAAREHGALLGHVARTNDQWKLPVLGEALVIVRGPDAYVSPSWYASKAEHGRVVPTWNYVTAHVYGDLVVHDDAEWVTGLVRRLTDHHEAGRPHPWSVDDAPAAYVAGQARAIVGVELVIRRIEAKAKLSQNRSAADVAGVVEGLESQGDTVAAAAMRTHNGL is encoded by the coding sequence ATGTACATTCCAACTCATTTCGCCGCAGACGACGCAACCGTCGCTGAGCTCCTGCGGCGTCCCGGAGCGGCCGATCTGATCACCGCGACCCCGGACGGGCTCGTCGCGACGATGCTGCCGTTCCTCTACGACCCGGCCGCGCGCGAGCACGGCGCGCTGCTCGGGCACGTCGCGCGTACCAACGATCAGTGGAAGCTGCCGGTCCTGGGCGAGGCGCTGGTGATCGTACGCGGGCCGGACGCGTATGTGTCCCCCTCCTGGTACGCCTCGAAGGCCGAGCACGGCCGGGTGGTGCCGACGTGGAACTACGTGACCGCCCACGTCTACGGCGACCTCGTCGTCCACGACGACGCCGAGTGGGTGACCGGGCTGGTCCGGCGGCTGACCGACCACCACGAGGCCGGACGGCCGCACCCGTGGTCGGTGGACGACGCGCCGGCCGCGTACGTCGCGGGCCAGGCGCGCGCGATCGTCGGAGTGGAACTGGTCATCCGCCGGATCGAGGCCAAGGCCAAGCTCAGCCAGAACCGTTCGGCGGCCGACGTCGCCGGGGTCGTCGAGGGTCTGGAGAGCCAGGGCGACACCGTTGCCGCGGCTGCGATGCGTACGCACAACGGGCTGTGA
- a CDS encoding four-helix bundle copper-binding protein translates to MDLHHDNGTMALGVSAALECHRICEETINYSLQQGGQHAEAAHIRLLTDCADMCRMAADFMARSSEFHPAICTLCADVCRQCAAACDAFGDDVQMQRCADACRECERSCRQMAVAHA, encoded by the coding sequence ATGGATCTGCACCACGACAACGGCACGATGGCGCTGGGGGTCTCGGCGGCCCTGGAGTGTCACCGGATCTGCGAGGAGACCATCAACTACAGCCTTCAGCAGGGCGGGCAGCACGCCGAGGCGGCGCACATCCGGCTGTTGACCGACTGCGCCGACATGTGCCGCATGGCGGCCGACTTCATGGCCCGGTCCTCGGAGTTCCACCCGGCCATCTGCACCTTGTGCGCCGACGTCTGCCGGCAGTGCGCTGCGGCGTGCGACGCGTTCGGCGACGACGTACAGATGCAGCGCTGCGCCGACGCCTGCCGTGAATGCGAGCGGTCGTGCCGTCAGATGGCGGTCGCGCACGCCTGA
- a CDS encoding MarR family winged helix-turn-helix transcriptional regulator: MTAPDRASDRDAADHHVARWADYLRDDPAFSPEVEAAVIRMGHILRRMRRDDVAAFAGSEFTIEDYKTLHALMVQPYPNEATPGQLAEATAVTRAAMTSRLDRLAGAGLITRESEPNDRRRVLIRPTAAGRTVWQRHLSEGLERENRLLSALTGKELVQLNTLLRKVMLSLDE; encoded by the coding sequence ATGACCGCACCGGACCGGGCATCGGACCGCGACGCCGCCGACCACCACGTCGCCCGTTGGGCCGACTACCTCCGGGACGACCCGGCCTTCTCCCCCGAGGTCGAGGCGGCGGTGATCCGGATGGGCCACATCCTGCGCCGGATGCGGCGAGACGACGTCGCCGCGTTCGCCGGCTCCGAGTTCACCATCGAGGACTACAAGACACTGCACGCGCTGATGGTGCAGCCGTATCCCAACGAGGCGACCCCGGGGCAACTGGCCGAGGCCACCGCCGTCACCCGCGCCGCGATGACCAGCCGGCTGGACCGGCTGGCGGGCGCGGGGCTGATCACCCGCGAAAGCGAGCCGAACGACCGCCGCCGCGTGCTGATCCGGCCCACCGCCGCCGGGCGTACGGTGTGGCAGCGGCACCTGTCCGAAGGGCTGGAACGGGAGAACAGGCTGCTCTCCGCGCTGACCGGAAAGGAATTGGTCCAGCTCAACACCCTGCTGCGCAAGGTGATGCTGTCGCTGGACGAGTGA
- a CDS encoding MFS transporter: MKQMSRDFRLLAAGQGLSWLGNGFQTVALAVAILLAGGGAGDLGLVMAASVVAMLCGTLFGGVWADRMQPQRVMVLSDVVRAVAATGIALVFGTGHYALPLVMAFAAISAGAGAFFGPAFTSLKPMLVPADRRQSANATLSLLQTTCAVIGPALGGLVVARFGATTGFAVNAFSFAVSTVTALLIRARVTRPPRQGMLRELGAGWLEIRRRDWLLVGVLAATVYHIANGVVLVLIQVLAIERLGGASAAGLVAAAEGLGGVVGAAVGMRFKPRRLLRAGWLTLMLMPVWVLVYVWPGVLTAVAAGAVVGYAGLAFFSVAWETALQDHIPHDRLARVASWDMLTSFLAMPLGNALAGPLASAFGYDPVLVVCAIVLLGASVTPLAVAGSRRLTRSTVETAAAPEPATASV, from the coding sequence ATGAAACAGATGAGCCGCGACTTCCGGCTGCTCGCCGCCGGGCAGGGACTGTCCTGGCTGGGCAACGGCTTCCAGACCGTCGCCCTCGCGGTGGCGATCCTGCTCGCGGGCGGCGGCGCCGGCGACCTCGGCCTGGTCATGGCGGCCTCGGTGGTCGCCATGCTCTGCGGCACGCTCTTCGGTGGTGTCTGGGCCGACCGGATGCAGCCCCAGCGGGTCATGGTCCTCTCCGATGTCGTACGGGCGGTCGCCGCGACCGGCATCGCGCTCGTGTTCGGCACCGGTCACTACGCGTTGCCGCTCGTCATGGCGTTCGCCGCGATCTCCGCCGGGGCCGGGGCGTTCTTCGGGCCCGCGTTCACCTCCCTCAAGCCGATGCTCGTCCCGGCCGATCGGCGGCAGTCGGCCAACGCGACGCTCAGTCTCCTGCAGACCACCTGCGCCGTCATCGGACCGGCGTTGGGCGGTCTCGTCGTCGCCCGGTTCGGCGCGACGACCGGTTTCGCCGTGAACGCGTTCAGCTTCGCGGTCTCCACCGTGACCGCGCTGCTCATCCGGGCCCGCGTCACGCGTCCGCCCCGGCAGGGGATGCTGCGCGAGCTCGGCGCGGGCTGGCTGGAGATCCGGCGGCGCGACTGGCTGCTGGTGGGCGTACTGGCGGCGACGGTGTATCACATCGCCAACGGCGTGGTCCTCGTCCTGATTCAGGTCCTGGCGATCGAGCGGCTCGGCGGCGCGAGCGCGGCCGGTCTCGTCGCGGCGGCGGAGGGACTCGGCGGGGTGGTCGGCGCGGCTGTCGGCATGCGCTTCAAACCCCGGCGGCTGCTGCGCGCCGGCTGGCTCACCCTCATGTTGATGCCGGTCTGGGTCCTGGTGTACGTGTGGCCGGGCGTCCTCACCGCCGTCGCGGCTGGAGCGGTCGTCGGGTACGCCGGCCTCGCGTTCTTCTCGGTCGCCTGGGAAACCGCGCTGCAGGACCACATCCCGCACGACCGGCTGGCCAGGGTCGCGTCCTGGGACATGCTGACCTCGTTCCTGGCCATGCCGCTCGGCAACGCTTTGGCCGGTCCGCTGGCCTCGGCCTTCGGCTACGACCCCGTTCTGGTGGTCTGCGCGATCGTGCTGCTCGGTGCGAGCGTCACTCCACTGGCGGTCGCGGGCTCGCGCCGCCTGACGCGATCCACTGTGGAGACAGCGGCGGCTCCTGAGCCCGCTACGGCCTCCGTGTGA
- a CDS encoding class I SAM-dependent methyltransferase translates to MDLEDRKLHSSSFGAAATAYAEHRPDYAQAALRWVLDLAPGTRVLDLGAGTGKLTATLIDLGVDVVAVEPDPQMLAELRRGLPGVRALPGSAEQIPLPDASVDAVVAGNAMHWFDMAVAGPEIARVLAPGGVLAGLWNVIDDRVGWAAGLEQVSGPAAIGPRDTFGAWRAATAKLHLTRDGAPAGFGSPEQAEFPHGQRRTADSLVATLGTRAGMLVMPETDRAARLSEIRAYLAGRPETADGDFTLPMLTGVLRVRRT, encoded by the coding sequence ATGGATCTTGAAGATCGCAAGTTGCACAGCTCCTCGTTCGGCGCGGCGGCGACCGCGTACGCCGAGCACCGCCCGGACTATGCGCAGGCGGCGCTGCGATGGGTGCTGGACCTCGCGCCCGGTACGCGAGTGCTCGACCTCGGCGCGGGCACGGGCAAGCTGACCGCCACGTTGATCGACCTGGGCGTGGACGTCGTCGCGGTCGAGCCCGACCCGCAGATGCTGGCCGAGCTGCGCCGTGGACTGCCCGGCGTACGGGCGCTGCCGGGGAGCGCCGAGCAGATCCCGCTGCCGGACGCGTCCGTCGACGCGGTGGTGGCCGGAAACGCCATGCACTGGTTCGACATGGCCGTCGCCGGGCCGGAGATCGCCCGCGTCCTGGCGCCAGGCGGAGTCCTGGCCGGGTTGTGGAACGTGATCGACGACCGGGTCGGCTGGGCCGCCGGGCTCGAACAGGTCAGCGGGCCGGCGGCGATCGGCCCGCGCGACACGTTCGGCGCCTGGCGGGCCGCGACGGCGAAGCTGCACCTGACCCGGGACGGCGCGCCCGCCGGGTTCGGCTCGCCGGAGCAGGCCGAGTTCCCGCACGGGCAGCGGCGTACCGCCGATTCGCTCGTCGCTACCCTCGGGACGCGGGCCGGCATGCTGGTCATGCCGGAGACGGACCGGGCGGCCCGGCTGAGCGAGATCCGGGCCTACCTCGCTGGGCGGCCCGAGACCGCCGACGGGGACTTCACCCTTCCGATGCTGACCGGCGTGCTCCGCGTACGCCGCACCTAG
- a CDS encoding response regulator has product MTEDLRVLLADDQTLLRGSLRVLVDAEPGMVTTGEAADGEQAVRLARSQRPDVVLMDVRMPGLDGIEATRRICAEPGSAVKVLMLTMFDLDQYVFTALRAGASGFLLKDTPPADLLTAIRVVAAGDGLLAPGVTRRLIAEFARRPEPTPRTGLPGVTERERDVLELIARGLSNAEIADRLHVGAATVKTHIGHLLTKVGARDRAQLVIAAYESGLVAPGT; this is encoded by the coding sequence ATGACCGAGGATCTCCGGGTGCTGCTCGCCGACGATCAGACGCTGCTCCGCGGAAGTCTGCGGGTGCTCGTCGACGCCGAGCCGGGCATGGTGACGACCGGTGAGGCGGCCGACGGCGAGCAGGCCGTACGCCTCGCGCGCAGCCAACGACCCGACGTCGTCCTGATGGACGTACGCATGCCGGGCCTGGACGGCATCGAGGCGACCCGGCGCATCTGCGCCGAGCCGGGCAGCGCCGTGAAAGTGCTGATGCTGACGATGTTCGACCTCGATCAGTACGTGTTCACGGCGTTGCGGGCGGGCGCGAGCGGGTTCCTGCTCAAGGACACTCCCCCGGCCGACCTGCTGACCGCGATCCGCGTGGTCGCCGCCGGGGACGGGCTGCTCGCCCCCGGTGTCACCCGGCGGCTCATCGCCGAGTTCGCCCGCCGCCCCGAACCGACGCCGCGCACGGGCCTGCCCGGTGTGACCGAGCGCGAACGCGACGTGCTGGAGCTGATCGCCCGTGGACTGTCCAATGCGGAGATCGCCGATCGGCTGCACGTCGGGGCGGCGACGGTGAAGACGCACATCGGGCATCTGCTGACCAAGGTCGGCGCGCGCGATCGGGCTCAGCTCGTGATCGCGGCGTACGAGAGCGGGCTGGTCGCGCCGGGCACCTGA
- a CDS encoding sensor histidine kinase, with protein sequence MHPPAQPRSRAVRLIALDGVVVLAYVVVLLATGPVGPSAARPATAAPWEQFALAGAALAPLAVRRLWPLPVYLVTLAVSVLAVLRDQLWDPLLPAAYALYAVTAARMPRSWWERWLPGLSIGLLLGTAALGVAREPGQDWWRGNAGPLVLGFLALLAAAELGRAAQQRRADAVRTAQRIARQAVDEERLRIARELHDVVTHSMGLIAVKAGVANHVVRTRPEEAHEALRVIEQTSRNALNDMRRMVGVLRSDEQPADLAPAPGPEALGDLARRAGAELTARGLADLPDGVGLAVHRIVQEALTNVAKHAGPRARCVIAVEADGGEVRLSVVDDGTNPAPPNAGGHGLIGMRERVAMYGGALAAGPEPGGGFAVRATLRYEAAR encoded by the coding sequence GTGCACCCCCCAGCGCAGCCCCGGAGCCGGGCGGTCCGGCTGATCGCCCTCGACGGCGTCGTCGTGCTGGCGTACGTGGTGGTGCTGCTGGCGACCGGCCCGGTCGGCCCCTCGGCGGCCCGGCCGGCGACGGCGGCTCCGTGGGAGCAGTTCGCGCTGGCCGGGGCGGCGTTGGCCCCGCTCGCCGTACGCCGGTTGTGGCCGTTGCCGGTGTATCTGGTGACGCTGGCCGTCAGCGTCCTCGCGGTGCTGCGCGACCAGCTCTGGGATCCACTGCTGCCCGCCGCGTACGCCCTCTACGCGGTGACCGCCGCGCGTATGCCCCGGTCGTGGTGGGAACGGTGGCTGCCCGGGTTGTCCATCGGGCTGCTGCTCGGAACGGCCGCCCTCGGCGTGGCCCGCGAACCCGGGCAGGACTGGTGGCGGGGCAACGCCGGGCCGCTGGTGCTGGGATTCCTGGCGTTGCTCGCCGCGGCCGAACTCGGCCGGGCCGCCCAGCAGCGCCGGGCCGACGCCGTACGCACGGCGCAGCGGATCGCCCGGCAGGCGGTCGACGAGGAACGGCTGCGCATCGCCCGGGAACTGCATGACGTCGTGACCCACAGCATGGGCCTGATCGCGGTGAAAGCCGGGGTCGCGAACCACGTCGTCCGCACCCGCCCGGAAGAGGCCCACGAGGCGTTGCGCGTCATCGAGCAGACCAGCCGCAACGCTTTGAACGACATGCGTCGCATGGTCGGCGTACTCAGATCGGACGAACAACCCGCGGACCTCGCGCCCGCGCCCGGACCGGAGGCGCTCGGGGACCTGGCGCGGCGGGCCGGCGCCGAGCTGACCGCGCGCGGGCTCGCGGACCTGCCGGACGGGGTCGGGCTGGCCGTGCACCGGATCGTGCAGGAGGCGCTGACGAACGTCGCCAAGCACGCCGGACCGCGGGCCCGGTGCGTGATCGCCGTCGAGGCCGACGGCGGCGAGGTACGCCTGTCGGTCGTCGACGACGGCACGAACCCCGCCCCGCCGAACGCCGGTGGGCATGGCCTGATCGGCATGCGCGAACGGGTCGCGATGTACGGCGGCGCCCTCGCAGCCGGTCCGGAACCCGGGGGCGGATTCGCTGTCCGCGCCACCCTGCGTTACGAGGCGGCCCGATGA